The Desulfallas thermosapovorans DSM 6562 nucleotide sequence TGCATCCCCTAACCTTAAGGTTTTAATAGCTTCGTATATTAACACCGGCTGGCCGTTTTCAACCCTTACCCTCACTTGACCCCATTCAAGTTGTCTCAAAAAACGAATTAGTTGCTTTTCACGATTAGTTAACGATTTAGGCTTATTATTTGGGGACATAAAAACTCCTCCCCTGCCATTATTTCTTTATTTAACCTTGAACAATAGCACACAAACACATCATCCACTGCCCGTAAGGCCTTTAAGCATGGTGATTACTAGCCATTGAAAAATGTCATGCGACCCTTTTTCCTGGGTTGCTGTATTTCCACGGGTTGTTCTTCCAACTTAAATGTCCTTATTGCTTCACATATTAATACCGGTTTTCCTTCCTCAACGCGCACATTAACCTCGCCCCAACCGAGGTCCCTAATAAATTTAATCAATTGTTTCTCTGATTTATCTAATGGCACATATCCTCCCCCCAAGTTTAATTGTTCAATCAATCACATAGTAACACCCTTCAAGCGGATGGTCAATATAGCCCTTGCGAAAATATGTCTATAATTAAATAAAAAACCTTATATAAATTATTTTATATTATTTTTTTTACATAACACTTTAAATTTTTTACTTGTACCTATTGACACAAAGGAAAACTGGTGCTAGAATAATGAAAAATATCACAAACGTAGCCGAATCGAACAACGATAGGCTGGCAATAATCATTGTCAGCCTATTTTTTATCCTTATCGCTATCCCCCCCTGCGGTAGGATAACCGACATCATTAAGACATCATTAAGAAGATTTATCTAATGGAAAAAAAACTAAATAAACCCCCAAAGTCAGTTTAACGTTGGCTGAATCGAACAACGATAGGCCGGCACGTTATCCCAGCGTGCCGGCCTTAATTATTTACATCAGGGAGTTTTTGTTGCCGTTAAATTCATACCTTACGGACTTTAATGAAAAACCGCTCAATTTATAATCGATTCTTTATTAAAGGAGGGATTGTATATGTCTAGCATTTCCCACACCTACGAAAACTGTCGGGATATCGCATCTGAAGGTGCTGTTTTAAAATTTATTAAATCAATATCGACATTTTTCAGGCGCAAATCCATATCCAGGGCGGCAAGAATCTATCACGGGGACTACTCTTATCACTCAACACATGACACGGCCTTTTGCAACTTTATGCATATGCAGAGGATAACATTCGTCGAAACGGGTGACTGCTATGTTTATATATTTGACAAGCCCAATTACCAGGGTAGTTATATCATAGCAGGTCCCAAGGAAGTTGTTCCGGTTTGCAAATGCGGATCCATGATAATCAGCCGGAAAAAACTTCCGGTGAGCATAATACAAAACAACGGTAAACCACCAAAGGGATTATGGGAAGTAACAGGGGCCAGTTACCAATATCACTGTGCGATGGGATACAAATATGTTTAACAATCATGAAATAAAAATAACCGGTCAGTTAAACTTTAAGTTTATGGCGACGTAAAAGTTTTTTATGGAAACCACCGTAAAAACTCTTTACGTCTCTATGCTTTTAAAGCAATATATGGGTGGTTAAAACGGGGCCGGCACTTCCTGCATACGCACCAGCTCATTATATTCATTAACGCTGTATCCATTACAAATAAAGTAGTCAAACAAAAAATCCAGCTGTTTTTTGCTCAGGGGTTTTTCATTTGCATAATGCACTTTACCGTTACTGATTTTTGCCCACCCCTTTTTTTCAAGGGTGTACTCACCATTCATACTAAGAGGGAAGCTGTTGAGCAGCTGGTAACCATATTTTTTACAAAGTTTATCGGCATAAATCGAATGGTCCACATAATTACACCGGTAGAAAACTCCTTCTCTTGATAGCCATCCGTCAACTCCCTTTAAGTCACCTTTGTAAGGCTCCAATTTTATTGGCTCAGTATTCCTAAACCAAGCTTCAAACATATTTCACCCCCCCTTACCTTTGTTCAATATTACCATATATAATAACTAATAATTAAAAAAATTAAAAGTTCAATTTTTAATTCTTTTATGATTGGGAAGGTGAATTTTACTTATACCATGTTATTGGTCATATAATTTGCGTTTTATTTCATCCAGAGCTTTAACCGCCGCCAGTTCCCCCCGCTCAATGCTGTACTTGGTGCTGCCAGTATCCCAGGGGTCTACATTAATTACCGGTCTGATCACTACATCTGCATAACTCTCCAATTTTAAATTAATACCCTCTGAAATTACAATTTCAAAACTGTTAAACAAAAGTTTAATTATATTGCTTATTCCGTTCACCCGGCGGCCACTGTAACCCACGTCCACAGCAATAACAAAGTGAGCTCCCATGCGCCGCAGTACATAAGCCGGCACATTTTCCCGAACGCCCCCGTCCACCAGTATACGGTCACCCACCCGCACCGGTTCAAAGATACCCGGTACGGCGGCGCTGGCCTGGGCGGCCAGCGCCACGGGCTTGCCTTTGATGAATACATCCTCGGGCGGCACCACTGTGCGCAAGTTAACGGATTCCTTGCTTGATGTAAGATCCGGATACCCAAGGGCTGTATACTGCTTTGCATTGGCAGCGGGCTCACCTTCCAAAAAAACCACCAGCGTGCCGTCCCGCACGTCTACAGCTGTTATGCCCAGTGGAATTACAGTTTGCCCGAATAACCGGTCTTGCCCCACAAACCTGTTGACAAACTTTTTTATTTTATTGCCCCGCATAAGCCCCAACGGGCTGGTTATTGGATAAGGAATATGCAAGACGCGGGCAATGATACCACCGGTAATTAAAAATAAGTTAAGAAGCACACTACCATAGTCAAAAACATCACGGGGGCGCAGTTTCATGGCTATTTCTTCAATGTGCTCCGGGCTGTGCCCCGAGGCATACAAAGCGGCCACTATGCCGCCGGAACTGGTTCCCACCACCATGTCAATGGGGATTCCGGCATTTTTTAACACCTTGAGGACCCCTATATGGGCCATACCCCGCATTACTCCCCCACCCAGCGCCAATCCCACCAGCGGCCTGGCAGTCATAAAAAACCACCGCCTCGTTTTAAGGTTAATACCATTGTATGAATAGGCGGTGGTAGTGTATGCTATTCTTCTTGCCGCAACCGGTCCAGTTCTTCCTCCAGTTCCTCCAGCCGGTTTACCATGGCCGGCTTAATGGAATGGGCCGGAAACCTTTTTTTCAAGTCCTCGATTTGTTCTTCCAGTTCCCTAATCCTAATTTCCCGTTCAAGCAAAGCTTCACCCTCTTCGGTGCGACTTGTTAGCGTCCGATAGCATTTCTAACGGCTATTTATTCTTTTGCCCCATACAATCCCGGCATTTACCGAATATTTTCAACTCGTGGTCACTGATTGTAAAATCATAGGCACTGGTAACCCGTTCCTCTAAATCTTCTAACAAATCCTCATTCATTTCAATAATTTTGCCACATTCAACACAGATAAGATGGTGGTGCCTGTGCCCATCATTACTCCCCGTGCCAAATTCGTAACGTTTACGACCATCCCCGAAATCCGTACTTCGTATGATGTCAAAATTTGAAAAAAGTTCCAGTGTGCGATAAACCGTAGCTAAGCCCACATCAGGCACCCGTTGTTTCACCAGGTTATACACTTCTTCAGCGCTTAAGTGCCGCTTCTTGTTTTCCAGCAGCACGCAAAGCACATGCTCCCGCTTGGGCGTCATCTTATAATCGTGGGCACGCAGTATCTCCTCCACTTCCCCTATCATCCCGCGCATTAAACCACCACCAAAAATTTCTTTCTATAAACAGTATATAGAACATTACTCTATTCTGTCAATATGAACGTATGTCAATAACATTAGCTATATTTTAGTCATATCCCTTTTCTCGGTCCCATAAACAAGTAATAGTATTTACGGCAAGGGGGGCATGTATTGCTGCTTATTCTTGGTGAATTTACCGCCGGGCTTTTTGTGCTGCTGTGGGGTATGCAAGCCATGAAGGAGGGTCTGGAAAACCTGTCCAGGGAAAAAATCCGCCGGGCAGTGGCGGCTTTTACCGCCACACCATTGAAGGCCGCCGTTACCGGGCTGGTATTTACCATGCTGGTCCAAAGCAGCACCGCCATTTCAGTTATTACCATCGGTTTTGTCAACGCCGGTATCATGAACCTGGCCCAGGCCGTTGGGATATTGCTGGGAGCAAATGTGGGGACTTGTGTAACCGTTCAATTACTGTCCTTTAATTTATTCCGGCTGGCTGCACCTGCCGCCCTGGGAGGGGCTGTATTATGGGCTATTTTCAAAAGTAGGCCGGCCGGGCATTTAGGCCGTTCCCTCTGTGGTTTTGGCCTGGTATTTGCGGGCCTGCAGTTAATGGCCACTGCGCTGGCCCCGCTGCAAAAAGCACCCTGGTTTCTCGAAACGCTACTATCTTTACAGCATAGCCCGGCTATGGCTGTACTGGCCGGGGCGCTGGTATCCGCCCTGCTGCACAGCAGCGCCGCCGCCACCGGCATCGCCATGCTACTATCCGGTTACCAGCTCATAGCACTACCCACAGCAGTGGCCCTGGTGCTGGGCAATAATATCGGCACTTGTATCACCGCTGTGTTGGCCAGTCTGGGGGGCTCCCGGGCAGGACGGCAGGTGGCCGCAGCTCATGTGCTGCTAAATGTGCTGGGCGCATTGCTGTTTTTGCCTCTATTGCACCCTTTTGCAACGCTGGTGTCCTTTACAACCGATACACTGCCCCGCCAGGTGGCCAATGCCCACGCGTTGTTTAACATTATCAGCAGCCTGATTGCCCTACCGCTGGTTTACCAATTCACCGCCCTGGTTCGCATGATAGTGCCCGGTAACAAGTAAAACCCGGGGAACCAGCATTGCCATCTATCATTAATATATACATCTATCATAAAATACAGGTTTTTATTCATCCGGTACAGGGCACCCAGTGAATGTTCATTAAACCAGCCCACTATTAAAGCCCCGGCTTTTCCGGGGCTTTATCGGAATCAGCAGGCGCTGTTTCCATTTATCCGGTTTTACCTTCAACAACCAGCACTAATTTTATTTACCAGCGTCTTATACGCAGCCGGGAACGGCGTTTGCTTCTAAACCATGCCTTTACTATGCACAGTAAAAATAAAGTTGCCAGCCCCGCCCCGGCCCAGAACCACCAATAACTATTAATATCCCGGGAGACAGGGTAAACAGTTACCAGCGGTACCCGGCCCAGTTCCTCACCACTGGCTGTCAGCACCAGTTCACCAAGCTTCTCTCCTTCTTCCAACGGGGCTTGAATATTTCCCACCAGCTCAACCCGGCGGGTAACTTGGGGTTCTTCACCTACCGGAAAATTGTAATAAAAATAACCGGCGGTTTCCAGCACTGCATTTTTAGCCCCGTGCTTTACCTTAGCATCGGTGATCATTTCCCGTGGCTTAACCAGAGCCACCGGTGTAAAATTATCAAAACCATAATCCAGCAGCATTGCTACATCGGACCACAGGTTGGCACCCTGGCTGTTCAGCACCACAGCGATCATTTCCCGCCCTCCCCGCCGGGCGGAGGCCACTATACACTGACCCGCCTCAACGGTGTAGCCGGTTTTTATACCATTAGCACCGCTGTAGCTGTAGTAACCGTTCCCCAACAGTTTATTGTGATTATAAAAGTCTTCCTGAACCGGCCCGTAAATACTCTCCAGTTTTTCCACCTGCGCCAATAATTCCGGGGACATATTTTTTTTACGGTCTGCTTTGTAATTAAGGGTCATCACTATCTCGCGGAAAGTGGTATTTTGCATAGCCTGCCGGCTGATCACCGCCAGATCCATGGCAGTGGTATAGTGATTCTTGTCAGGCATACCATGCGGATTAACAAAGTTGGTACTTTTTGCCCCCAATTCCCGGGCCCGGTCATTCATCATACGGGCAAAATCCTCCACCGACCCACCCACATGCTCTGCGATGGCAATGCCGGCATCGTTGGCGGAACTGAGCATAAGTATGTACAGCAAGTGTTTCATCTGCACCTGCTCACCGGGCTGCAGCCCGATTCGGGAGCCACCTATTTCAGCCGCCCGCCTGCTCACGACAACCAGGTCATCCAAAGAAGACTTTTCCAGGGCCAGCAAGGTGGTCATTATTTTTGTGGTACTGGCCGGGTACATCCTCTGAGTGGCATTTTTTTCATACAATACCTGCCCCGTGTCACTATCCATCACAAGCGCCGCCTTACCCACAGGCTGCGGCTCAGTTTCCGGGGCGGCAAAAGCAGGTAAGGCAGCAATAACTACCAACATAATGAAAACCGGCCAAGCAATAACTTTATTTACCAAGCTATTCTTTCCCCTGACTGATTAGTTTCAATGACGATATCCACCTGTAATTTTACCACAGGTTATTTCATCAACCAATAGTTTGCCTTTTTCGTGCAATAAACACGATGACAAAAAGTACTGTCAATATGATCAGTGCGGTAAGAGGCAACGTCATGACCGGGTTCATACCATGGGCAAAATTTAACACCCGGGTCAACAACCCGCCGCACACAAAAGCCAGCGTTGTAATTAACAACCAAATCGCTGTACCTTCCCGCCATCCCCGCTCCTTATAGATAACCAGCGTCGAGGCTATACAGGGCACAAACATGGTCAATGTAACCAGGGCCACAAAAATTTGCAATGGATCCATGGATATTTCCATAATACCGGCAGTACCAAAGTCACGACGAATAAATCCCATGATAAAAGCGCTCGCCGTTTCACCGGGCAGGTACAGCCACCCCATAGTCAATGGTTCCATGAGCCGTTGAATTTTTTCAATTAGCCCCGTAATACTCAAAATGCTCAACAACAGCGCGCCCCCCAAAAAAACAGGAAACGCCTCTTTAATAAAACTAAAGGTTCTGGTCCAGGATTTAAGCAGCACATTATCCAACCTGGGTAAGCGCAGCGGAGGCAAGTCCAACAGCAGCGGCACGCTGCCTCCGGGCATAAACCGGTTCAGCAAAGTACCCACCCCGGCCATCAGGCTAAAAATAATTAGCCCGTATAACAGCATATAACCCGGCCCCAAAGCGCCCAGAATAGCGGCCACAAAGGCCAGTTGGGCGGAACAGGGCACTGTAAGGGCAAGTAAAAAAGTGGCAATGCGCCGTTCCCGCTCGGTGGTCAACAGGCGGGTGGTAATTAGAGCCATGGTTACACATCCAAAACCCAACACCATTGGCACCACAGCCTGTCCGTTCAGTCCCAGATAACCCATTAACCTGTCCATTAAAATAGCTATCCGGGACATATAACCGGAGTCCTCAAGGGTTGACAGCACCAGGTAAAAACCAAGCACCAGAGGCAACAGCAGCCCCAGTACATAGGTAATGGCCATGGTCAAAAGACCAAACTGCCCGGCCAGTATAGTCCCCAGGGAAGATTTGAGATCAATAAAGCGGCCCAATAGCGAACGTATCCACGGTTCGTAATAATTGGTCATTAAAATACCTTCGGTATAGCCAACCACTGTCTGGGCAAAAAACACTCCCACCAGCTCATAAAACAACCACAGGGCTATTAGCAGCGCCGGGATACCGGTCAGCGGGCGAATCAACCAGTGCCCCAACCGGGTGGCAAAGGCCACGTCAGCGGATCTTTCAACAAGAACGGCTGCGGTAATCCCATTGGCCCGCGCCCTCCGGTCGGCGTATATTTTTTCCCTATCACCACCGGGAGCCACATTATTGCGGGCCGCCACCTCGGGATCTCCCTCCAGCGCCAATAGCGCTTCCCCCCGTGGTAAACCCAAATAGCTCGACGAAAGTAATCTTGCCACCATAACTGACGGCTGTCCGGGGCAAGCCTGGCTCAAGCGCTGGCTGAGTGTATCCAATCCCTCATTATTGGTGGCCACCGTTGGCACCACCGGTACACCAAGCAAATTTTCCAGTTTGGTCAAATTTATCTCCAACCCCCGGGCCAGTAGTTCATCAACCATATTTAATACCACCAGCATGGGAATACCCATGTCGGCAAGCTGGCAGGTAAGAAAAAGATCGCGGTCAATGTGCACCGCATCCACAACGTTTATTACCACATCAGCAGTCAGCACAGCGTCCCGCACCAGTGATTCCTCGGATGTGTTGGAAGAAAGCCCGTATACCCCAGGGGTATCTATCAGGAAGTTCTCCTCCCACTTACCACAGCAAAATTCCATGGTGGTACCCGGGAAATTGGAGACATCTACATACTGACCGGTTAACCGGTGAAAGAAAACAGATTTGCCCACATTGGGGGTACCCACCAGTACTATTCTTTTTTGTTCCGGGCCATTAGTATTTTTTCTGCTATTTTTGTTGTAATTATGCATGGCTAATTCCGTCCTTGGCAAAAAATTTTACATTTCCGGGGCACAACATCCAAACAATAAAAAAGCCCGGTAAACCGGGGTTTATTATTTAATTATATTTAACACGATTCGCTTGTCAATTGGGAAGCAATCGCTTTGGCCTCTCCCGCCCGGGCCAACAGCTCGACATGGATATTTTGCGCCAGACCCCGGCCAATGGCTATTTCCTGCCTGTGCTTGCCCAGTACCACCGGACCGGCGGGTATTACTTCCGCGCAAGTTAAAACAGATCCCTCATTAATACCCATGCGCAGTGCATTTTCTTTAATCCCGGAGTTGCCAATGAATATAATTCTAATCAAATCGCCCCGTTTCACTTTATCCAGCGTCATGTAAAATCCTCCAGTCGGTGATAAAGAAAACCGTTCTCATTCATATTATATTTTTAAGTTGTACCACGGTCAATATGTTTTTATAAAAACTTGTCCAACGGGTAAAAATATAACCATTGGTTCGAGATAATTTAATATAACCCTAGAAGGAGGTGCCCGTATGGCCAATATAGACACCAAGGGTATGGAAGTGGCCAATTTAAGCCAGGAACAGTTGAATCGCTTGATTAGCGCCGAAAAAGAATTAAATAATGCCGGCGCCGGGCAGGAAATTTACCTGCTGGCGGTATCCCGCCACCCTGAACACTAGTTTTACCGGGACGTGCCGGGGTAGCACAAAAAATATATATGTCAGTAGAGTAACGCCGCAGTAATTAGCTGCGGCGTCAACCCTGTTACAGAACGGTACGCACGGGCCACGTATACGGCTCCTTATAAATACCGGTCACTTCTCTCTTCAGTGATGCAACATTTCGACATTGTATGAAACTAAGTTAATTGGTTCAAGTCCGTCAAACCGACTGTCAGGCAACGCCCTATTTATCAGCGGGCTGGCTGAGTTTCGCCATCGTAATTTTTTTTTGCTTATTCCGCTTTAAACTTGGCCGCCATTTGCTGCAATTCCAGGGCAATGTCGGCCAGTTCTTGCGCTTCACCGGCCAGCTGCTGTATGGTGGAAGAGATTTGCTGGCTGGCTGAAGAAAGCTGCTGGGTACCCTCATTGACTTGATCCGAGCTAATAGCCAGGTTCTTGATCATATCGGTATTTTTGATTATTGAACGGGTTATTTCGTCCAGCGCCGTTCCTGCTTTACCGGCCAGCACAACCCCTTCTTCCACTCCGGACACGCTCTGTTTCGTGGCCGCTATAGCCTTATCCACACCTCCTTGCACCTGCTTAATCAGACCGGTAATTTCATCGGCGGCCCGTCCGGACTGTTCAGCAAGTTTACGTACTTCTTCGGCCACCACTGCAAATCCCCTGCCGTGCTCCCCTGCCCTGGCAGCCTCAATGGCAGCATTGAGAGCCAGCAAATTTGTCTGTTCAGCTATGTCGATAATGGCACCAGTAATTTGACCAATACGATTTGATTGACGCCCCAAATCCTCCACTGCCCCGGAGAGCATTTTGCTGTTTTCGGCAATGATATTAATTTTATCCAATGCCTGGCTCACAGCGGCATGGCCTTCCCCGGCCACCTCCCGCATACGCATCGATTCCTTTTCGGCCTCCCGGGCATTGTCCGCGCTTTGTTGGGAGGTGGCCGCCACCTCACCGGTGGTCCCGGTCACCTCTTCCATGGCTGCACTCACCTGTTGCCCGGAAGCGGCCAATTCCTGGCTGTGGGAAGATAGTTTGAAGGAATTGTCCTGTACTTTGGCCACTATGTCCCGCAAGCTGTTAATCATTTGATTAAAGCCACCCGCCAGGTCACCAATCTCATCGGCTGTATTGACCCGCACTTGCTTAGTTAAATCCCCCCGGGCCACCTGCCGGACGCTATCCAAAATTTCATTGATGGGCTGAACCATTTTTTGGGCAACCACCAGCATTAACGCCAGTCCCACCAGTACCGCGACGATTCCCAGTACCAGGATATAATTACGCAGGCTATATACAGGGGCAAGAAAATCATTTACCGGTGAAGTGAGAGCTATGGACCACCCCATACCCTCATAGCCGCCCCAGCCGTCCAGGGGGACATAGGCCACATATTTATCCACCCCTTCGAAGGAGTAACGTGCAAAACCGCTTTCGCCCCGGATCATTTTTTGACCGGCAGTCGCCAGCTCTTCCACACCCAATTGCAGTACATTGTCCCGCAAGATCATTTCCCTTACGGGGTGTGCCATAAATACTCCTTCTTTGTTAATAATATAAGCATACCCGCTTTTACCCGCCTCTTGCTGGGCAACGGCAAATTCGTCCACCATGGCCCAAATACTGTCCTCCAATATCAAACGGGTAGTAATTGTGCCGATAATATTGCCGTCATCATCCCTAACCGGACCGGCAAAATTTATAATCGGTTTTTGCAAGTCAATGGATAATCTAACATCAGATATGTACAAATTACCTTGAATGGCGGATTTAAACCATTCCAATTCATTTTTCATCATCCCCACAGTACCGTCGCTATCAGCAATCTGCAGCCCCTTTGTATCTGTCAGGGAAATGGTATCATAGTGTCCGTAATCCGCTTTAAATTTACTGAGCAGGGCCGACTTTTCCTCCGCCGGGGCCTTGGCATCCATTAATAAAGGATGTTCGGCCATAATCAGCACATCCCGGCTGCGCTCATAGATATATTTGTCTATCATATCAGCATATATTTTACCATTATTCAAAAGCATTTCTTCAGTAAATTTAAACAGCATATCCCCGGATTTATTATACGATAGATAACCAATTGATAATACTAAAATAACTATTATTACCGTGGAAAATAAAGCCAGTTTCGTTTTAATGCCAATACGCACCTGCCCGGCATAAAACACCCGCTGTTTTATGCCTGTCACCACCTTTCTGTATACTATTTGCGACATATATCACATTCGTTTGCTAAAATTTTACTCCACGGTTAAATCTTTGTCAAACAATATCATATTAGATCCCGGGCATTATCAATGCCGCTTCGGGCATAACGACGGCCCGGTAATTATCGCCATGCTTGCGGGTAACAATTTTTAACGCCTCTTCAAAATCCGCAGCCGGGGTCATAAAAAAGTTACGCACCGTGTGTCCAGGCATAGAAGAAATCAAAATCACGGAGATTTTTTCCACCAGCTCGGCCAGCAAGTATGCTTTATGGCCTCCCAAAACAAATCCTTTTTTCAGCCTGGCAGTAATGTCCCGGGGATTTTTGGCCCCAGCGACCCAGTTTTCCAACACAGCATTTCCCACCCCCTGGGCACACTGGGCGCAAATCACCAGAGTCCCTCCTTCGGTAATCAGCTTGGCCGCATTGCGCATGGATTTAATGGCCTGGTATAAATTAATATCCCGGGGATATCCCCCGGCACTGGCTAATCCCACCTCAGCCTGTTTTTCGCCACTCACTTGCACTGCCTTGCGGCACAAATCAACCCCCGCCAGCCAGGCTTTTTCGGGGTCACCGGCCACCACCTGAACCGGTCTGTGCTCGCTATCCGCCACAACATTGATAATAAAATCGGGCCGGACCAAACCCATTGCTTCCATCATGATACGATGCACAGGGTTACCATCCAGTTTTCCCGCACCTATGCCCCCTGTGGTGAGTAATGCATGATTGGCCGACACGGCTTCCATACCGGCCACCCCGGGGAGAATTGATTTACGTCCCCCGGAGAAACCGGCTAACTCATGGGGCGCGATGAGCCCGGTGAGAATAAGCATATCCGCCCCGGCCACCAGGGGGTTTACCCCCAGTTTACACCCGTTGCTCAACATACCCATATAAACAAGCTCACCCCGGCAGTCGTGATTAATAATCCTGTAACCCTGCACCGCCGGTCCCAGTGACCGGGCATGTTCTTCCCCAGTATTGCCCCGGTGCGCCCCGGTGGCCACCACAAAAGTTATGGCAGTCTTATTAACTCCAGCCTCCTCCAGGTCCCTTAACAGGGCAGCCAACAGGAAACGGTACGGAGTGGGGCGGGTGTGGTCATTAACAACTATGGCAACTTGCTCCGGGCGTCTTTCTTTAACCAGCTGGGACAGCGCCGGGGAAGCAATGGGATTTTGCATAGCCGCCACAGACAAAGACCAGGGGTCGTCTATTTGAGGGAAACAAGGTTTAATTACGCTTTGCACGTGATTATCAGGCAGGTCAAGGCTCAGTTCGCCATGCCCGTATTTCATTTTGCATTGCATTGGCTCACCTTATCTCAAAAAGTAGAATATGACGCTCCGCGATGACGTTATAGTCTCTTGAATACCGAATTTATACACAAAAAAATCCGTTTGGCAACTAATTTAGTTTAACCAAACGGGTTTACGATATGCAGTTAACCGGCCAGCCACATGATAAAAAACATAAGTAACGAACAGCCCGTAAAAAACAAAAAGATAAGTAAAAATACCGGATCAACAGCCAGGCGGCCAATGATTATTTTCTTAGGCCCGCTTTGCTTATCATGCCCGTTTCTGTTGGACAAATTCATCCCTCCGTGCCAATATACAACCCGCACCATAACCGCCGGAGCCAGACATTACACAAATTGGCGACGCATCCTGGCCAACTCCGCCTGTAGTTTTTCCGGGCTGTTTATTTTGTTGAGCAAATTCTCCACATACCCAACTCTGTTTCGGTCCCGCATGTCATTCATATTTACAAAAACCCCGGCCCGCCTGCCTAGCTGAAAAATCGCTTTTTCTTTCGGTGTCATGTCCAGGTAGCGATCTATAATACCCAAAAGCCTTTCCCGGTCAGCGGGTAAGGTACCTTCAAGTTCCTGCAGTAAATTTAAAACGTGGTCACTGACCACCGTTACATTGACCCCTGATAATGATGCCAGCAGCAACCGCTGCTCTGTCACTGCTTCATCCTCATCTAATGGCGTAAAATCACCGCTTAACATCATTTCATATAATGGTGTGTTTTTGCGCACCGCCAGTGTCCTAAAACGGATAAAATCCGGTTTTCCCTGGTTAATTACGGCGGCGGTTTCCAGGGCATGTTCCCGGGAATGCTCCCTGCCACCTAAACCCGGTATGATATACCAGCAGAGGGATATACCCGCCGCTGCAATTTTTTGGCCCGCTTCTACCAACTGTTTGGCGGTAATCCCCTTGCGGACCTTTTTCAATACTATATCAGAACCCGATTCCATACCCATGTGTATCCTAACCAGCCCCGCCTCCCGCAATTCCCGCAATTCCCCGGGGTTCTTTCTGGAGGCAGTGTCAGCCCTGGCGTAGGTAGTTATTCTTTCCACCGATGGCCAGGTGGCCCGCACATACTTTATAATATGCACCAAATCAGAAGTCTTTAAGATAAGCGAATTGGCATCTTGCAAGAAAACATTTTTCGCACCTTGATATAGCCACCAGGCCACATGGTAATGCAGATAACCATAAACGGCCCCCGCCTCACTTACCACCTGTCCGTTGATTCGTCCTCCCCATCCCTTGTCCCGGGAAATCTGTCTGACCTGTTCGGTTACCA carries:
- the feoB gene encoding ferrous iron transport protein B, coding for MHNYNKNSRKNTNGPEQKRIVLVGTPNVGKSVFFHRLTGQYVDVSNFPGTTMEFCCGKWEENFLIDTPGVYGLSSNTSEESLVRDAVLTADVVINVVDAVHIDRDLFLTCQLADMGIPMLVVLNMVDELLARGLEINLTKLENLLGVPVVPTVATNNEGLDTLSQRLSQACPGQPSVMVARLLSSSYLGLPRGEALLALEGDPEVAARNNVAPGGDREKIYADRRARANGITAAVLVERSADVAFATRLGHWLIRPLTGIPALLIALWLFYELVGVFFAQTVVGYTEGILMTNYYEPWIRSLLGRFIDLKSSLGTILAGQFGLLTMAITYVLGLLLPLVLGFYLVLSTLEDSGYMSRIAILMDRLMGYLGLNGQAVVPMVLGFGCVTMALITTRLLTTERERRIATFLLALTVPCSAQLAFVAAILGALGPGYMLLYGLIIFSLMAGVGTLLNRFMPGGSVPLLLDLPPLRLPRLDNVLLKSWTRTFSFIKEAFPVFLGGALLLSILSITGLIEKIQRLMEPLTMGWLYLPGETASAFIMGFIRRDFGTAGIMEISMDPLQIFVALVTLTMFVPCIASTLVIYKERGWREGTAIWLLITTLAFVCGGLLTRVLNFAHGMNPVMTLPLTALIILTVLFVIVFIARKRQTIG
- a CDS encoding methyl-accepting chemotaxis protein, producing the protein MSQIVYRKVVTGIKQRVFYAGQVRIGIKTKLALFSTVIIVILVLSIGYLSYNKSGDMLFKFTEEMLLNNGKIYADMIDKYIYERSRDVLIMAEHPLLMDAKAPAEEKSALLSKFKADYGHYDTISLTDTKGLQIADSDGTVGMMKNELEWFKSAIQGNLYISDVRLSIDLQKPIINFAGPVRDDDGNIIGTITTRLILEDSIWAMVDEFAVAQQEAGKSGYAYIINKEGVFMAHPVREMILRDNVLQLGVEELATAGQKMIRGESGFARYSFEGVDKYVAYVPLDGWGGYEGMGWSIALTSPVNDFLAPVYSLRNYILVLGIVAVLVGLALMLVVAQKMVQPINEILDSVRQVARGDLTKQVRVNTADEIGDLAGGFNQMINSLRDIVAKVQDNSFKLSSHSQELAASGQQVSAAMEEVTGTTGEVAATSQQSADNAREAEKESMRMREVAGEGHAAVSQALDKINIIAENSKMLSGAVEDLGRQSNRIGQITGAIIDIAEQTNLLALNAAIEAARAGEHGRGFAVVAEEVRKLAEQSGRAADEITGLIKQVQGGVDKAIAATKQSVSGVEEGVVLAGKAGTALDEITRSIIKNTDMIKNLAISSDQVNEGTQQLSSASQQISSTIQQLAGEAQELADIALELQQMAAKFKAE
- a CDS encoding FeoA family protein, with product MTLDKVKRGDLIRIIFIGNSGIKENALRMGINEGSVLTCAEVIPAGPVVLGKHRQEIAIGRGLAQNIHVELLARAGEAKAIASQLTSESC
- the larA gene encoding nickel-dependent lactate racemase, whose protein sequence is MQCKMKYGHGELSLDLPDNHVQSVIKPCFPQIDDPWSLSVAAMQNPIASPALSQLVKERRPEQVAIVVNDHTRPTPYRFLLAALLRDLEEAGVNKTAITFVVATGAHRGNTGEEHARSLGPAVQGYRIINHDCRGELVYMGMLSNGCKLGVNPLVAGADMLILTGLIAPHELAGFSGGRKSILPGVAGMEAVSANHALLTTGGIGAGKLDGNPVHRIMMEAMGLVRPDFIINVVADSEHRPVQVVAGDPEKAWLAGVDLCRKAVQVSGEKQAEVGLASAGGYPRDINLYQAIKSMRNAAKLITEGGTLVICAQCAQGVGNAVLENWVAGAKNPRDITARLKKGFVLGGHKAYLLAELVEKISVILISSMPGHTVRNFFMTPAADFEEALKIVTRKHGDNYRAVVMPEAALIMPGI